The Levilactobacillus namurensis genomic interval TTTCGAGAAGGTCCTTCTATACACAGAAGGAGGAAGTTTTTATGGAACAAAGCATGGTGAATGCAACAACGAGCAAGGCGTCGGATTCGGTTAAGCGGGGTCTCAAGACGCGACACGTCTCGATGATTGCGTTAGGTGGTTGTATCGGTACTGGGTTATTCGTTGCCAGTGGGTCGGCGATTTCGACGGCCGGACCTGGTGGGGCGTTAGTCGCCTATACGGCGATGGGCCTGATGGTCTACTTCCTGATGACCAGTTTAGGAGAAATGGCGACCAACATGCCAATCTCTGGATCATTCGCCGCTTATTCAGCCAAGTACGTTGATCCAGCGTTAGGGTTTGCGATGGGCTGGAACTACTGGTTCAACTGGGCGATTACGGTCGCCGTGGATATTTCGACGGCGGCGTTGGTCATGAAGTTTTGGCTTCCCGGGGTCCCAGGGTGGATTTGGAGCTTACTAGCGTTAGTGATTATTGTGACCATTAACGCGTTATCCGTTCAGGCGTTCGGGGAAACCGAATTCTGGATGTCACTGATTAAGGTGGTCACGATTTTCGTCTTCTTAGCCGTTGGGTTAATGACCATCGTGGGTATCATGGGCGGCAAGGGTCCTGGCCTGAGCAACTTCACTTACAAGCAAGCGCCATTCGTGGGTGGCTTCCCAGCCATCTTGAGTGTCTTCGTGGTCGCTGGATTCTCGTTCCAAGGAACGGAACTGGTCGGAATCACTGCGGGAGAATCCAAGGATCCCCAACACAGTGTGCCTAAGGCCATCAACCAAGTCTTCTGGCGGATTATTTTATTCTACATTTTAGCTATCTTTGTAATCGCCGCTGTCTTACCTTACACCAGTCATGATTTGTTAGGGTCTTCTGCTAGTGACGTGGCCATCAGTCCCTTTACGTTGGTCTTCCGGCGTGCCGGGTTGGCTGCTGCGGCTAGTGTGATGAACGCCGTTATCTTGACGTCCGTCATCTCCGCGGCCAACTCTGGGATGTACGCCTCAACGCGGATGCTGTACTCCCTGTCTAAGGAAGGGTACGCACCACACTTCTTGGAACGCACGGGTAAGAACGGGATTCCTTACTTTGCTTTGATTGCAACGACAATCGTGGCTGCCTTGACGTTCATTAGTAGTATTGCGGGCCCGCAGATTTACCTGTGGTTAGTGGCTGCTAGTGGGCTGACTGGATTCATTGCTTGGTTCGGGATTGCGTTGTCTCACTTCCGGTTCCGTCGGGCATTCATCAAGCAAGGTCACCAATTGTCTGAATTGAAGTACCATGCAAAGTGGTTCCCATTCGGACCAATCCTGGCATTGGTTCTGTGTGTGGCTGTGATCGTGGGTCAAGATCCACAATCCTTCTTCACTGGGAACTGGGAACAAGTTCTGGTCACTTACATCAGTGTACCGTTAGTCTTAATCCTGTTTATTGGGTACAAGCTGAAGAAGCACACTAAGCTGATTCCGTTGGACAAGGTCGACGTTTACCCCGTACACAAGGACGGGACGTTGAAGGACGACGCTGCGGCTGAGCAAGACCAAGGCTAGATAAAACAAAATGAAGCATGAGCGGTTG includes:
- a CDS encoding amino acid permease translates to MEQSMVNATTSKASDSVKRGLKTRHVSMIALGGCIGTGLFVASGSAISTAGPGGALVAYTAMGLMVYFLMTSLGEMATNMPISGSFAAYSAKYVDPALGFAMGWNYWFNWAITVAVDISTAALVMKFWLPGVPGWIWSLLALVIIVTINALSVQAFGETEFWMSLIKVVTIFVFLAVGLMTIVGIMGGKGPGLSNFTYKQAPFVGGFPAILSVFVVAGFSFQGTELVGITAGESKDPQHSVPKAINQVFWRIILFYILAIFVIAAVLPYTSHDLLGSSASDVAISPFTLVFRRAGLAAAASVMNAVILTSVISAANSGMYASTRMLYSLSKEGYAPHFLERTGKNGIPYFALIATTIVAALTFISSIAGPQIYLWLVAASGLTGFIAWFGIALSHFRFRRAFIKQGHQLSELKYHAKWFPFGPILALVLCVAVIVGQDPQSFFTGNWEQVLVTYISVPLVLILFIGYKLKKHTKLIPLDKVDVYPVHKDGTLKDDAAAEQDQG